GTAAGAAGGTGCACAGATTTTCCAGGCCCCACACAGGTGCACCACCTGTGAGAAACCACCACCCGTTCAGCTGTCCAGAAGCTCTTGGAACcagttattttggatttttatggacgtttcattacataggcataaTTGATAACATCATTGACCATCATTGATGGCCGTCGATCAACTCAACCTTCAACCTCCCTGGAGTTGAGGGGTGGGGCTGAAAATTCCAGCCCTCTAATCATGCCTTGGTCTTATTGGTGACCACCCCGATCCTAAAACTATCTAGGAGCCCCCAGCCACCAGTCATTCATTAGCATACATAACACACTCTTATCACTCCGGAGATCCCAAGGGTTCTAGAAGCTATATGTCAGGAAATGGTAGGAAGACAaaatatatacagtcatgcacacataacaatgtttatGTCAGCAATGAACCATATATACACTGTGTTCCCATAAAACTGtaatggagctaaaaaatttCTGTTGCCTGGTGATTCCATGACGTTGTAGCTCAAGGCACTGCACAAACACTGTTGTAGTGAGGCAGGTGCAAATAAACTCACTGTGCTGCCAGTCacataaaagtatagcacatacaattaggTACAGTACAtgatacttgataatgataataaacaactgttattgtttatgtatttagtatccttttgtttttttagagatggggtctggctatgtggcccagactggaatgtGGTGGCTATTCACAAGCACAATCATATCACTcaacagcctcaacctcctgggcccaagggatcctcccatctcagcctcccaagtagccaggattacaggtacatgccgtGGCACCCagctatttcttatatttttaatcattattttagagtctattccttctacttattaagaaaaaaaaagttaactataaaacagcctcaggcaggtccttcaggaggtgttgccaaagaaggcattgttataaTCGCAGGTGTCAGCTCCATGCCTTACTTCCCaagaagaccttccagtgggacaagatgtggaggcagaagacagtgatactgatgatcctgtcCCTGTGTAGCCCTAGGCTAATGTGCATGTGACCTGATGATGATCAGGTATGATGAAACagttcatatacctgtttgccatttcaatgtcttcttttgaaaaatgtctattcagaccttttgcccatttttaaatcgtgttattagattttttttcctgttgagttgtttgagctctttatatattctggttattaatcccttgtcagatggatagtttgcaaacgttttctcccattccgtaggttatctcttcactttttaaattgtttcctttgctgggcagaagTTTTTAACTGGATGCCatcctatttattcatttttgctttggatgcctgtgcttgtggggtattactcaagaaatctttgctcagaccaatgtcctagagaatttcctcaatgttttcttttagtagtttcataatttgaagtcttatatttaagttgttaattttatttaatttttgtatatgaagaGAGAGGAGGGtctagtttctttcctttttttttttttttttttaatagagacgaggtctcactgtgttgcccaggctggtctcaaactcctgagctcaagtgatcctcctacctcagcctcagaaaggtctagtttcattcttctgtatatcaATATCCAGTTttctagcactatttattgaagaaactgtcctttccccagtgtttaTTCTTcatacctttgttgaaaatgagttcactgtaaatgtatggatttacttatgaattctctattctgttccattggtctatgtatctgttttcaatgccagtgccatgctgttttagttactatagctctgtaatataatttgaagtcaggtaatatgattcctctgattttttgtttgtttgttttggttttttttgctcaggatggctttgactattctgggtttgtggttccatataaattttaaggttactttttctatttctgtgaagaatgtcatgggTATTTTCATAGGAATTGTATTAAATTTCATCTGATGCTTTAGGTACTATGGATGTTTTAACAGTGTTGATgattccaatccataaacatgaaatatctttctactgtttttgtgttctcttcaattttttgcatcagtgtcttatagttttcactgtatggttttcacttctttggttaattcctagtaattttattttatttgtagctattgtaaataggattactttcttgatttctttttcagattgttcactgttggtatatagaaatgctgctgattttttgtAGGTTGATCTTGTAAGATCAACCTACAAAAAATTTGTTaatcagttttaatagttttttggtgaaCTCTTTCAGGTTTTTGCAAATATAATATCACATCATCTACAAACAAGaatgatttgacttcttcctttctggtgtgaatgcccttccttcctttctcttttctgattgctctagctaggacatccagtactatattgaataacagtggtgaaaatgggcatcctcgtcatgttccagatcttagaggagaCACTTTCAGGTTTTCCCCATTACGtataatactagctgtgggtctgtctcATATaaggcttttattatgttgaggtatgtctTTGTATACCCAATTTTTTAgcgtttttatcatgaaaggatgttgaattttatcaaatgcttttttggcaTCAATTGAAAAAATcctatggtttttgtccttcattctgttgatatgatgtatcacattgattgatatgtgtatgttgaactatccttgcatccctgggataaatcccattttgtcataatggcacgatctcggctcactgcaacctccacctccctggttcaagcaattctcctgtctcagcttcccgggtagctgggattacaggtgcccaccaccatgcctggctaatttttgtatttctagtagagatgaagtttcaccatgttagtcaggctggtcttgaactcctgacctttggatctgcccaccttggcctccctgtttgaaatttttttaatgtgtctttggttttgtatcagggtaatactggcctcatagaatgagtttggaagcattccctcctcttctattttttaaaatagtttgagggctgggcacggtggtttgcacctgtaataccagcactttgggaggctgaggcaagtggatcacttgcagtcaagatttcaagaccagtctggccaacatagcaaaaccccatctctactaaaaatgaaaaaattagccaggtgtggtgatgcacacctgtaatcccagctacacaggaggctgaggcatgaggaatcacttgagcccagcaggcagaggttgctgtgagccaagactgtgccactgcactccagcctgggcaacaaagtaagacactgtctgaaaataaaataaaataaaataaaataaaataaaataaaataaaataggattggtattagttcttctttaaatgtttgggaaatttcagcagtgaagccattcgGTCCTGGGCTTTATTTTACTGGGAGACATTTTGTTACAGCTTCAACCTTATTACTCATTGTTGATCTgttcaagttttggatttcttcatggttcagtcttgataggttgtatctgtctaggaatttatccatttcttctaggtttttcaattTAATGGCATATAGTTGCTTGCAGTAGCCTCTAatcatcctttgaatttctgccgCGTTAGTTGTAATGTCCCCTTTTTTTAACCTCTGATTTTACTCATTTagatcatctctctttttttcttaagtaatatGGCTAAAGGTTTGCTGattttatcttttagaaaaacCAACTTGTGGTTTCACtgatcttttgtatcttttttcatgtcaatttcatttacttctcctctgatctttattatttcttctactaattttgggtttggtttgctcttgcttttctagttctttaagatgcattgttaagttgtttatttgaggcATTTTTACTTTTTCGATGTAGGCAGTTTTAGGTATAAACTTTCCTCtcagtactgctttcactgtgtcccatagattttggtattatgttcccattatcatttgttttcagaagttttttatcttccttcttaatttcttcattggctCACCTGTCATTCAGtagcatatttttaatttccatgtgtttatatagttttcaaagttcctcttgttactgacttctagttttttttccattgtagtcagagaagatacttaacatgatttcaatttttttgaacttttaaagacttgttttgtggccaaaTACATGatctgtccttgagaatgatccatatgCTAAGGAGAAGAATGCATACTCTGCAGCcattagatgaaatgttctgtaaatatctattagatccatttggtctataggacagattaagtctgatgtttctttattgatgTTCTGTCTTGATGACATCtctaatgctgagagtggggtgttgaagtctttcAGCTATTACTGCGTTGGGGTCTATCTCTTTCTTCagctctaatatttgctttatatatctgggtgctccagtgtcaGGTGCATATTTCTTTACAattaattgttatatcctcttgctgaattgacaccTTTATCATAAGGTcaaagagaccttgtctctttttacagtttttgtcttgaaatctattttatctgacataAATATAGCCagtcctgctcttttttggtctCCATTGGCATGGagcatctttttccatccctttgttttcagtctatgtgtgtttttatacctgaaatgtgtttcttgtaggtgACAGAtcgttgggtcttgtttttttatccattcagccactctatgtcttttgattggagagtttagttcacTTACATTCAATATTGTTATTGATAAAAcctactcctgccattttgttatatgtattctTGTTGTTTTGcgatcttctcttccttctttcattccttcctgtttttctcttagtgaaggtgatttcttctggtggtatgttttgatttcttgctttttactttttgtgtatctgttgtatgttttttgatttgaggttaccataaggcttgcaaataatatcttataacccattattttaaactgatgacaacttaacactgattgactaaacaaaaaagcaaagagaaaactaataaaaactctacactttaacttcatgcCACCACTTTTGAACTTTTTGTTGTTCCTGTTTATGTTcttgtactgtctatgtcttaaaaagttgtgGCAGTTATTAATTTTTTGGTTAATCTTTTAgactttctactcaagatatgagtagtttatgcatcacaattacagtgttacaaTATTCTGTTTGTCTGTGTACTtcctattaccagtgagttttgtgccttcagatgatttcttattgcaccttatgttcttttctttcagattgaagaactccctttagcatttcttatacaACCTGTCTAGTGTTGACTAAATccctctgcttttgtttgtttgggaaaatCATTACTTCTCCTTCATGCTTGAAGGATGTTTTCACTAAATACATTactctagggtaaaagtttttttcccttcggcactttaaatatgtcatgccactctctcctgacctgtaaggtttccactgagaagtttGCTGTCAGACAAACTTCTCCTTTGTATGGAActcctttgtatgttatttgtttctttttttcttgctgcttttatgatactttctttatccttgacctttggaagtTCAATTATTAAAGGTAGGCTTATTCGAGTTAagtctacttggtgttctataaccttcttgtgcttgaatattgatatctttctctggGTTTGGAGAGTTCCCTGTTATTATCCTTTTGCTTTCTACCCTGATCTCTGTCTGTACCCCCTATTTAAGGTCAATAACATTTAGATTTggccttttgaggctattttctccatcttgtaggcatgcttcattcttttctgttttttctgttgTCTCCTCTGACAGCATATTTTCAAACGACCTGTCTTTGAGCTCACTAATTCCTTCTGactgatcaattctgctgttgagagactctgatgcatttttcagtaggttaattgaatttttcagctctagaatttctgcttgatttttcaaaattatttttgttaaatttttgctctctttgttaaatttttctgataggattctgaattccttctctatgttgttgatgtggtttggctgtgcccccaccccaaatctcatcttgaattgtagctcccacaattcccacatgttgtgggagggagctggtgggaggcaattgaaatatgggggtgggtctttcccatgctattctctttatagtgaataagtctcacgaaatctgatggtcTTATGaagggaagtttccctgcacaagttctcttctcttgtctgttgccatgtgagatgtgcctttcaccttccactgtAATTgcgaggcctctccagtcatgcagaactgtgagtccattaaacctctttttttttttttctttttttttggtaaattgcccagtctcaggtatgtctttatcagcagcaagtaaacagactaatacaattgtCTTGAATTTCATCGAACTTCCTCTAAACAGCTATTTCACATACTCTGTCTGAATGGTCACATAGCTCTGCATTCTGGCATTGGTcattggtgccttatttagttcatttggtgacaTCATGTTTTCCTTGAttgtcttgatgcttgtggatgtttatTCATGTCTGGGCATTAAAGAGTTAGGTTTTTATtatagtctttgcagtctgggcttgtttgtacccatccttcttgggaaaaCTCTCCAGTCCTTCAAAGGGAAGTGTGATCTAaatctttggtcactgcagctaCATCTGCATTAGGAAGCACCACAAACCCAGTAACACTGTgactcttgcagactcatagaagtaccaccttggtggtcttggggGTGATACAGGAGAATTTACTAGATTACTAGGCAGAGCCTCTTGTTATCTTCCATTGCTTTTCCCcaaagaaacagggtctctctctccaTACTAAGCTATCTGGAGCTAGGGGAACAGTGACACAAGTAcccttgtggccaccaccacttgGAGTGCActaggtcagacctgaagccagcatagcactgggtctcacccaaggcttgtggtaaccactacctggctatCACTGAAAGCCAAGGCCCAAGGGCCCTTCAGTAAGCTTATGGTGAATGTTGCCAGGCCTGGGTCTCTATCTTCAGGGCAATGGGCTCTCTCCCCTGTgacccagggcaggtccagaaatgctatcCAGGAGCCTGGAATCGAGGACCCCAGGTGCTTACTTGGTGCTCTATTCCACTGTAGCCAAGCTAAtacctaagctgcaagacaaagtccccatTAGTCTTAGGTTAAATCTCTCCTTATCTACGTCCAAACTCCCTCTcatttcctcaagcagaaggagtctctcctcaTGGCTACCATAGCTAAGAATGTGCTGGATCACACCAAAAGCCAGCATGACACTGGATCTCACCCAATACCTATGGCAAATACTGCCTGGGTactgctgctgattattcagggccaaagggctctttagtcagcaggtgatgaatcctgcctgGACTGAGTCCTTCCTTTCAAGGCAGCATGTTGCTTCTGGTCCAGAGTGTGTCTTAAAATATCATCCAGAAACTAGGTCCCAGAATAGAGACCTTACGACTCTGCGTGGTGGTGCCCTATCCTTCTCTAGCTGAGCTGTATCCAAATTGCAAGGCAAAGTCCTCTTTAGTCTTccatctcctctcctcaagtggaaggaaggagtctctcccaGAGCTGCAAGTGCCACTGcctggggttggaggaggggttacacaagcactcccttggctacCCAGCTGGGGTCTCATTAGGTCACGTTCCctccaagtccactggctctgagcccagcatagcaccaggacttgcccaggaattgtgGTCCTTGTAGCCTAGATTGCCTTTGAGGTTTATTTAGGATCCCAGAGTGCTGTAGCCTGCAGTGGTGGGACTAGCAGAAACTCAGGTTCCGACCACTGGGATGGGCCATTCCCCTGTGGCTAGGgatggtctaaatgctccctctgtgggcaaTGGCTAAATTCTGTCCCACGTTGCTATCTGCtttgacagggcagcactgagttccactGCAAAGTCCCATAGTCACTGCACTCTTCCTCCCCGAAACACAGACTCTCTCTCCACCCCACACTGTGCTgctgggagatggggaaggggtggcACTGGCAAATCAAGACTGTCTCTCCTGCCCTCATCAGTGCCTCTTTTGTTGATttgatgttaaaaccaggtactgtgactgctcatctgatttttggttcttacaaGGGTGCTTTCTTGTGCGGATAATTGTTTCATTTGTATTCCTACAGGGGAAAAATCGGTGGAGGCTTCTTGCTCCGCCTCCTTCTGTGTGTTCctggattttcttcattttaatttttgtgactgCTCTGTTATAATCTTTAATAAATGTCTTATTCCAAACACTGAATGTCCCAGATATGTTTAATGTATAATGTCCATCAAAGGAGTCCGCTGTGCAATGTAAGTGCTAATCAAAACAACTGTTCATTTCTAGTTTTACCAAACTTTATTTCACTAGGTAAGGTACAAGAATTGAGTTACTGACTGACCCCAGCCCTTCATAAATAAGTCTAAGGAATAAATAAGCAACCAGGAAGTAAACTGTTACTTCTCTTGTAACAACCTTAAGGGAGACAAAGCAATGAAGAACCACACCCAGTTCTGATAATAGGTGGATAAATCCTTATAAAAGGCCTGAACCCTAGTCACAGAGGAGGTCTGCACACATCCTGCCTGCTCAGGTGAGAATTTAAGACCCGGCTGtagttctccttttcttctctttcaacaAGTAAATGAAATTGTCCACCCTGCAGTAGCCAAGCCATGGCCCACATGGAATCGCTCTCATTACATCCTTAATGAAGTGAGAGTCACTACCGTCATATCCGTAACTCAGGGACACTTCCTGCACCAGAACCAAAGGAAAGAGATCACTAGGAGACAGGAGCTTGTTTCCACGACTTCCTTCTATGAGCACTGTATCCAGATTAACTGGCCCTTTGCCTTTTTAGAGTTAGCTACTGAAGACTCATACtggtgagttagggaggattagGATATactgtttttctcatctttaattcCTCTAATTTACGGGCTAACAGAAATAACTAGAATgaacagttttcattttttttttactcatccatttatttatttatcactgAATGTAAGCACCATCTTAGGTATTTGGGATACAGTGGTAGATAAGATACAGTccgtgttttaaaaaaaaaaaaaaaaaaaacacaactatgaaagataaagacaaaaagattACAATCCAGGATCACCAACACTTCAGAATTATGGTCTATTTTGTTACTGTACCTTCTCTCCTTATGTATGTCCAAACTCTACTAAGgagaaataataaagtttttcttatttttgaggcCTTAGTACCTAAGATAATCTGGTGATCCAACCACATAAAGTGTTTCTGTAAACTTTCCTCTATGAAAATGCCTTCTCGAATTGACTGCTATCTTGAAATTAAAATGCAGGTCAAACAGTCACAGAATGGAAAAGATACAATCACACATTGCTTAATTCAACCACATCTATGTATactcaggaaacaaacaaaatcaattaGGACCGGATTTTTGCATTAAGTGTGAAGATCTGAGAAGGGGGAAGTACCACCTTGCCCTCACTCACTTCCcacaatttatattctcacattagcattatttatttattttctttttagagatggtgtcttgctctatctcccaggctggagtgcagtggggcaatcatacctcactgcagcctcaaactcctgggctcaagccaccctcccaccacagctgcccaaatagctaggactacaggtacacaccaccatgccagctaggTTTATTCTTTAGAACAAAGCTTGATTTGCAAAGAGTCACTGTTAGGATAAAAATATACCATCAGGGATCAGTAATGTACTAGAGGAGTACAGCAATAACATACTTATCTACTACATAAGCAACAGTATATATTGGCATAGATTTTATCAGATTAGCTCAGAATATAATATGAAAAAGGTATATTTTTGACAGAGATGGTTGGGATGGGGATGAGAGTGGCAGCATTAGTTGCCATactgagaaatacaaaaaacaaacttatCTATTTCAAAAATTTGCTTATATCTGGTCTTTAAATTGTTCACATAATATCTAAATAGTCTCAAAGAGAATCCATCAGTTAGGCATCAATCCCCAGGAGGTTGTCTTGCATCTAATGCCATATCTGAGCAAGTTCAGTATTTGCTAACTACATACTCATGGCTTTCCCAACAGCCAGTGGCCAGCTCCCTCCTTTTAGGGATACATGACAGATCTGAGGGTCAGGACAGAGTGGTCATCCATCAAGGTCTGACCTTCTTACACACCCATTGTAAAGGAACTTCACAGCTTGAAGCTTGAAGACTATTTTTGTTGATGGCACCGCATGTCTGCACCAAGCTATTAGAATAAATCCTGTAAGAAATCAGAAAAGTCAATCACTTGAGGCCGTATGCACAGAAAAGGAGTTGAAAGGCAAATTCTTTCTCCCTATTCAGgcagaagaattaaaattattcattagcctctctttaaaatgttatcacctttttttacttttattttttgccctTACCCATTGTTCATTCCCTTCCTTGTTCcctatttcctctccttttcactttttcctctcctctccatctGCTCTTCTTAATCTATTCCCCAAGTATCATAATttggctttcctttttcttctctctctttcttggcaCTCCTTTGAAGCCCCTTACCTTGAGAAGTTTAGAGGTGATCCATCTTCCCACCTCCAGCCAGAATTGTTCCTCAGACCAACCCAGTGAAAGGCCTCACTGAGGAAATCTTGGAGCAGGCTCTAAGAGAAAGGTTGAAAACCAAAAACGAGACCTAGTGTCACAGTCAAACAACTATTCCTTTCCGTGTTGGATTCCTAATACTAAGTtaagtaattaattaaaagacaaaCTAGCATGCTTTACACCCTCCATCACCACCACTCTTAAGGACTGAATGCTTcctaaaatcagtatgttgaccCCCAACCCCTAATGTGATGATACCTGCTGGTGGAGCCTTTAACAAGTAATTAGGTATAGACAAGGCCATGAGGGTGGGGCCTCCGTGATGCAATTAGTGTCCTtacaagaggaagaagagaccaAAGCACTCTCTCTGCCAAGTGAGGATACAACAAAAAGGCAACCATGTGCAAGCCAGAAgtaggtcctcaccagaagccagaGAACCTTGATGTTGGattttccagccttcagaactgagagagagaaacatctgttgtttaagccatccagtctatggtattttgttacagcagcccaagaTAAGACAACTATTCACTCTAAATAACTAATTTCTCATTTAACATCTAATTCTAAAGATGTGTTAACTGTAGAGAGGAGCAGCATCCTAGAATTGACCTTTCTATCCATATCTGGATTCTTATAATGTAGCAAATAAGATAATATTACATCTCTACCTTCCACTGCAATTTTCTCCTTAATTAAAGGGAGCACCTGACAGGTATtcagattatttcaaaagaaagaagctCCACATTTGCTGCAGAAGTGGTCATCTTTCCCAtccttaaatatgtaaattatgatTAAACCTATAGCAATATTCTTGGTTTTTTTCCAAAGTCTTATTTTCCATGTCCTTGTCAATCTTGTATATggcaagaagaaaacaattcttaAGGGAATAAGTTTAAGGTAAAGGTATATCGGCTACACCACTTATGTGTGCCATGTTACCCAACAGAACAGAGATAAAAGATCCTTCGATCTGCAAAGTCTGACATTCAAATAAAGAAGTTTATATCCTAAGAGAATTGCctctataaatgaaataaaataaaatattaaagattaaaatagattaaaataaaaggttaaaaagataATCCAAGGTAATTCTGTTGTGGGATTTAGTGTTGGTGTAATTAACAATTACACGTTCAATATTTTCTAATGACAGCTTAATTGGTCAAACACCtttggaataaaatattcttttttatctagAAACTACTAAGAAAGCAACACAATTTCAACTGCCTATGGTGATTATTATAC
The sequence above is a segment of the Papio anubis isolate 15944 unplaced genomic scaffold, Panubis1.0 scaffold219, whole genome shotgun sequence genome. Coding sequences within it:
- the LOC116272833 gene encoding killer cell lectin-like receptor subfamily G member 1 isoform X2, with translation MTDSVIYSMLELPTATQAQNDYGPQQKSSSSRPSCSCLVAIALGLLTAVLMSVLLYQWILCQGSKYSTCASCPSCPDHWMKYVLKAGKSNIKVLWLLSLLQDFLSEAFHWVGLRNNSGWRWEDGSPLNFSRIYSNSLVQTCGAINKNSLQASSCEVPLQWVCKKVRP
- the LOC116272833 gene encoding killer cell lectin-like receptor subfamily G member 1 isoform X4, encoding MSVLLYQWILCQGSKYSTCASCPSCPDHWMKYGNHCYYFSVEKKDWISSLKFCLARDSHLLMITDKQEMSLLQDFLSEAFHWVGLRNNSGWRWEDGSPLNFSRIYSNSLVQTCGAINKNSLQASSCEVPLQWVCKKVRP